TCCGGGGCGCACGCGCGTCCGCAGAACTCGAGGATCACGGCTACCAGCTCGAGGCGGTGCGGTCAGGGAGCATCGACGACCCGGTCGTCACCGGGTGTCTGCGAGTCGCCGGAGAGCTTGGCCGGATCACCGATATCTGGGAGAAGGCGCCGCTACAAGCGATCGCGGCGCTTCACCTACAGGCCGCGCACGGCTCGCTGCATCGCGACGACCTCGCACGACCGGTGGCGGGCCCGGAGGCAGCGCACCGGCTTCAGCAGCTGGCCGACACTGTCCGGGCGCCGCGGTCCCGGCAGCTGCCTGGTCTGATCGTGGCGGCCGTCGTCCACGGCGAGCTGCTGTCGGTGAAGCCGTTCGCCGCTCTCAACGGTGTCGTGGCGCGGGGGGCGGCACGGGTTGCGTTGATCTCCACGGGCGTCGATCCCAAGGCGCTCGCGGTGCCCGAGGTCGGCCACGTCGCGGAGAAGCGTGAGTACCAGCACGCGCTGGCCGCCTACCGGACTGGCACGCCGGACGGCGTCGCGCGGTGGATCGTGCACTGCGCCCAGGCGCTCTCCCACGGCGCGGTCGAGGGGCTGGCTATCTGCGAGGCCGTGCTCCGCGGCTGAGCCACGCTGAGATTTCTCGAGCGAGTCGCCCGATCCGATGCGCTCCCCGGGAACGTGGTGCTGCGCACTTGCCGGACGATGGGACACACCGCTAGCTCTCGGCGTATGCGGCGTCGATCGCGTCGGCGAACCGTTCGTTCACGGTCTTGCGGCGGATCTTCAGCGTCGGGGTGAGATCGCCGTCTGCTATCGACAGCGGCCCCTCGGCGATCACGATGCGTCGCGGCTTCTCCCAGCTCGCCAGATCGGCCGTCGCCGCCTCGACCCGGCTCATCAGCAGCTGCCGGACCCGCTCGTCCTCGGCCAGCTGCTCGAAAGTCATCGGGCCCCAGCCTCGCCGCTGCACGTGTGCGGCGAGATCCTCGTAGGACGGCTGGATCAGGGCGATGAGGTAAGGGCGCCGTTCGCCGATGATCATCGCGTGCTCGATGAGGTCGTCGGTGGTCAACCGTGCCTCGATCGGCTGCGGCGCAACGTTCTTGCCTTGCGCGGTCACCACGAGATCCTTGATCCGGTCGGTCACGATCAGGTACCCGTCCTCGATGCGGCCGACGTCACCGGTGCGGAACCAGCCGTCGACGAACGCCTCGTCGGTCGCCTCCGGGTTGTTCCAGTACCCGCGGGTCACGTTGGGGCCGCGCACCTGGATCTCGTCGTCCGCCCCGATCCGGATCTCGACACCGTCGATCGGCCGGCCCACCGTGCCGAATCGGAACTTGGCCGGTGTGTTGCAGGTGATGACCGGAGCGGTCTCGGTCAGCCCATAACCCTCGCACACCAGAAGCCCTGCTGCGTAGAAGAACTCCCCGACGTCCGTGCTGAGCGGGGCGCCTCCAGCAGCGAAGTAGTTCTTGGGTCCACCGACGGCCTCGCGGATCTTCGAGAGGATGAGCCGATCCGCGACCGCATGCTGCACGCGCAGCGGCAGCGGCGGCCTGGCGCCTGCGGCCCGGTACACACCGTGCTTCCGGCCAACCCTCACGGCCCAGTCGAAGATCCGCGCCTTGCGAGGGTTCTCGTGGGCGCGGGCGGTCGCCACCGCCTGCACCTTCTCGAACACCCGGGGTACGGCGACCATCGCGGTGGGCCGGACGTCGGTGAGCGAGTCGGCGACCGCCCGGGGGTCGGCGAGGTAGGACACGGCTACCCCTCGGGACAGCATGAAGAAGGTGGAGGCTCGCTCGAAGGCGTGGCTCAGCGGTAGGAAGCAGAGGCTCCGGTCACCGGGGCCGACGTCAAATCGCCGACCGATCGAGTCCAGCTGGTGCAGCAGGTTTCCGTGGCTGAGCATTACTCCCTTCGGTGGCCCGGTCGTACCAGAGGTGTAGACGATCGTCGCGAGGTCGTCCGGCCCTACGGCGGCCAGGCGGCTGGCCGCCTCGCGTGCCGGCGGCGAGTCACTGGTAGGGGCAGCGGCGATCAGGTGGGCCAGCTCGGACGCCATCGAGATGACCCGCTTCACAGACGGGAGGTCATCGGCGATCGCCTGCACAGTAGACATCTCGGCCTCCCCGGCACACACGATGCGGGCTCCGCTGTCGCGCAGGATCTGCTTGGCCTGCCCGGGTGTGCTGGTCGCGTACAGCGGCACAGTGATCGCCCCGACGCTCTGGATCGCGTAGTCGCACACCGTCCACGCCGGACAGTTCGCTGACAGGATCGCGATGCGATCCCCAGGGGAGATGCCCGCAGCCACCAGCGTCCTTGCCAGCGCCCGGACGTCGTCGGCGAGCTGCCGGTAGGTCTTCTCGGCCCAATGACCGGCCACCTGCTCGCGTGTCGCGATCTGCGTGGGGTGGGCGGCTGAGGCGTCGAACAGGGTCTGGGGGATCGATCGCGCATCGCTCACGTCCTCGACCCTACGCTCGCGTAGCCTCCACCAGGCTGGATGCGAGTCCCACACTGTGATCGGCGTCTCGACAGAAGTGGTCCCGCGGGGTATGAAGTGAGAGCGGTCACTCTATGCGTTACAGCGCATCCGTCCGTAACACTCGCGGGAGATCGAAAAACCCAACTTCTGGAGGCCCAGCGTGATCAAGACCAAGGCGGCAGTCGTCTACGAGATCGGCAAGCCGATCGTGATCGAGGAGCTCGAGCTCGACGACGACCTGCAGGACGGCGAGGTACTCATCAAGTACACCCACGCCGGTCTGTGCCACTCTGACCTGCACATCAAGAATGGCGACATGGAAGCCCGGCTGCCGATGGTGCTCGGCCACGAGGGCGCCGGGATCGTCGAGAAGGTGGGCCCTGGCGTCACCCGCGTGAAGCCGGGCGACCAGGTCGTCTGCTCGTTCATCCCCAACTGTGGCACCTGCCGCTACTGCGCCAGCGGCCAGCAGTCGATCTGCGACATGGGCGCCGGCATCCTCGAGGGTGGCCTGCCCAACGACCGCTGGCCGATGAAGAACTCCAAGGGCGAGGCCGTCGGCGGCATGTGCATGCTCGGCACGTTCAGCCAGTACAACGTCATTAGCCAGGCCTCCTGCGTGAAGGTCGACGACGACGTGCCGCTGGACAAGGCCGTGCTGGTCGGCTGCGGCGTCCCGACCGGCTGGGGCTCGGCGGTCAACACCGCGAACGTGCGTCCCGGTGAGACCGTCGTCGTCTACGGCATCGGCGGCATCGGCATCAACGCGGTGCAGGGCGCGGCGTACGCCGGCGCGAAGAACCTGATCGCCGTCGACCCGCTGGAGAACAAGCGCGAGAAGGCGCTCGAGCTCGGCGCGACCCATGCCTTCGCAACCGCCGAGGAGGCCATGGAGAAGGTCACCGAGCTGACCCGCGGCCAGATGGCCGACAAGCTCATCATCACCACCGGCCTGGTGGAGGAGCCGCAGGTCACCACCGGCTTCCACACCGTCGGCAAGGGCGGCACGGTCGTCCTCACCGGCCTGAACAAGCTCGACCTCGACAACATCAAGCTGCCCGGCTCGATCATGACGCTGTTCCGCAAGACGGTGAAGGGCTCGCTGTTCGGCGACTGCAACCCGACCACCGACATCCCGCGGATCATCGGCCTGTACCAGTCGGGGGACATCAAGCTCGACGAGCTCATCACCAAGACGTACAAGCTGGAGGACGTCAACGAAGGCTACGAGGATCTCGAGGAGGGCAAGAACGTCCGTGGCGTGATGATTCACCAGCACTGATAGCCCACTGAAGAGCGGTTCGCGGTCACTGGCCCTTGAGGTAGTGGCCGCGAACCCTTGGCCGACACTGATTGATTGCCAGGAGAGTGAGAGTTGACAACGATCCCGACGAACGTGAGCTATGAGGGACTCGGTGAGGAGGTCGTCGGCAGGGAGCGGGAGGTCGAGCTGCTGCTGGCAGCGCTGCAGAGCGGAGCACACGTCGTCCTCGAAGGCCCGCCAGGAACGGGAAAGAGCACGTTGTTGCGCGCGGTCGCCAACCGCCAGCACGTGCCGTTCATCTTCGTGGAGGGGAATGCCGAGCTCACCCCCGGTCGTCTCGTCGGCCATTTCGATCCGGCCCAGGTGCTGGCGCAGGGCTACACGCCCGAGATCTTTGTCGATGGACCGTTGATCGAGGCGATGCGCAGCGGCGGACTGCTCTACATCGAGGAGCTCAACCGGGTTCCCGAAGAGACGCTCAACGTGCTGCTGACCTCGATGTCCGAAGGTGAGGTGCACGTGCCGCGGCTCGGCGCGGTCAGGGCGGCCGAGGGATTCTGCTTCGTCGCCGCGATGAATCCCTATGACTCGGTCGGCACGGCACGGATCTCCGGCGCGATCTACGACCGCACGTGCCGGATCGCGATGGGCTATCAGACCCCGGAGGCGGAGGGACGCATCAGTGAGCTGCGGGCCCCGGACGTGCCTCGAGAGTGGAGGCTGAAGGTCATCGAGCTGATCCGCTCGTCACGCGAGCACGCGGACATTCGCGTGGGCTCCTCGGTGCGCGGAGTGATCGACATGATCAAGGTGGCCGACGCGCTCGCGAGGACCCGGGGCGTCGACGTCAGCGACTGGCACCTGGGGCTCGACGCGGCCACGGTCGCCCTGTCTGGTCGCATCCGGCTGCACGAGTCCACCACCCGCACGCCCGAGGAGGTCGTGCGCGAGCTCTACGAGGCCGTCTTCGGCCGCGAGCCCCGTGAGGACGACGACTCATCGGGGGAAGCGTAGACCCGGCTGACCTGCAGTCCGAATCGGCGCCACCGCCGCCCGGACGAGGCCAGTCGGGTCCCAAGCAGCGCACCAAGGGACGCCAGGAGCTGAAGGCGAACCCGATGTTCGAGGAGGTGTCGCCCGAAGTCGGCGAGCTTGACGAGGCCGCCGTCGACGAGGCGATGTCGGAGAATCCCGACGACATGATGGCGCTGCTCGGCGAGCTGGTGCAGGCCACCGACGAGGAGCTGCGACGCAAGGCGAAGGAGCTCGCTGCCCGCCTCGTGCTGGACCGGGCCCGCTTCGGCCGGCCCGGTGGCCGGGGTACCGCACGCATGCGCCGGGTGCCCGCCGACCGCGGGGGCGACATCGACATCGACGCGTCGATGGACGCGATCGTGGAGGCTCGCTCCGGTGGCAGGAATCCGTCGCTGGAAGAGATCTGGGCCCGTGACTGGGCGCGCACCGATCTCGCGATCTGTGTCGTCCTAGACACCTCCGGGTCGATGAGCGGTGACCGGCTGACCGCCTCGGCGATTACCGCCGCTGCCTGCGCCTGGCGGGCGCCGGGCGAGCTGGCGGTGCTGCAGTTCGCCAAGGAGGTCAAGGTGCTGCGACACATCGAGGGCGGCAAGCCCAGCGGTCCGCTGGTGGGCGAGGTCCTCGGGCTACGTGGACACGGCGTCACCGGCCTGGCCGGAGCCCTGCGCGCTGCGGCCGACGAGCTGGGACGGGCCCGCGCCGCGCGCCGGATCGTCGTGCTGCTGTCGGACTGCCGCGCCACGGACGACGACGACCCGTTGCCGGCCGCGGCCCAGATCGACGAGCTGCTGATCCTCACGCCGGACGACGACACCGCCGCAGCCGAGGAGCTGGCGCTGGCCGCTGGCGCGCGCTGGCGGCATCTCCCAGGTCCGACCGCTGCCCCCGCCCTCATCAACGACCTGCTGGGCTAGCTAAGTTCTGTTGAGGATGACGACCTGGCACGTCTCAACAGATAGCCGCGGGAGCTGGTCGCGACGACCCGCGAGGTCCGGACGCCGGGTAGTGGTCTAGGGCGTGTCTCCCAATTGGCGACGCGTGCCACAGTGCTGCGCGCTCGGCGGCATGTGCGGATGTGCCCGGCTCTGAAACCGGGGTAGTGTCGTCGTGCCGGGATTGGGCAGCTAGGGTTCCGCTCCACCTGCGTGGGGGTTTGTGACCGAGCGCTGCATCTGCCGTCGTGGCGGTAGGCACCCAGGGCACAAAACGCCGGAGGGGGAAGGCTCAGCTGCTGCATGCGCTGAGACGTGTTCCCTCACGGATGGAGACCGGTGATGCTCGCCGATCAGTACGACCTGTTTCTGCTCGACCTCGATGGCGTGGTGCGCCTGGGCCCGGGCCTGCTCCCGGGTGCTGACCGGGCGGTGGCCCGGTTGCGTGAAGCGGGCAAGGACGTGCGATTCGTCACGAACGACCCACGCCCGACCCGTACCCAGGTCGCCACCGAGTTGACGACCCTGGGTGTTCCT
This region of Blastococcus sp. Marseille-P5729 genomic DNA includes:
- a CDS encoding oxidoreductase: MPSPVTTDPLLPLVDLPGVSEACAKARADVDRLLNHRVLRKQSADVSGESLIRGARASAELEDHGYQLEAVRSGSIDDPVVTGCLRVAGELGRITDIWEKAPLQAIAALHLQAAHGSLHRDDLARPVAGPEAAHRLQQLADTVRAPRSRQLPGLIVAAVVHGELLSVKPFAALNGVVARGAARVALISTGVDPKALAVPEVGHVAEKREYQHALAAYRTGTPDGVARWIVHCAQALSHGAVEGLAICEAVLRG
- a CDS encoding long-chain fatty acid--CoA ligase, which encodes MSDARSIPQTLFDASAAHPTQIATREQVAGHWAEKTYRQLADDVRALARTLVAAGISPGDRIAILSANCPAWTVCDYAIQSVGAITVPLYATSTPGQAKQILRDSGARIVCAGEAEMSTVQAIADDLPSVKRVISMASELAHLIAAAPTSDSPPAREAASRLAAVGPDDLATIVYTSGTTGPPKGVMLSHGNLLHQLDSIGRRFDVGPGDRSLCFLPLSHAFERASTFFMLSRGVAVSYLADPRAVADSLTDVRPTAMVAVPRVFEKVQAVATARAHENPRKARIFDWAVRVGRKHGVYRAAGARPPLPLRVQHAVADRLILSKIREAVGGPKNYFAAGGAPLSTDVGEFFYAAGLLVCEGYGLTETAPVITCNTPAKFRFGTVGRPIDGVEIRIGADDEIQVRGPNVTRGYWNNPEATDEAFVDGWFRTGDVGRIEDGYLIVTDRIKDLVVTAQGKNVAPQPIEARLTTDDLIEHAMIIGERRPYLIALIQPSYEDLAAHVQRRGWGPMTFEQLAEDERVRQLLMSRVEAATADLASWEKPRRIVIAEGPLSIADGDLTPTLKIRRKTVNERFADAIDAAYAES
- a CDS encoding NDMA-dependent alcohol dehydrogenase, with the translated sequence MIKTKAAVVYEIGKPIVIEELELDDDLQDGEVLIKYTHAGLCHSDLHIKNGDMEARLPMVLGHEGAGIVEKVGPGVTRVKPGDQVVCSFIPNCGTCRYCASGQQSICDMGAGILEGGLPNDRWPMKNSKGEAVGGMCMLGTFSQYNVISQASCVKVDDDVPLDKAVLVGCGVPTGWGSAVNTANVRPGETVVVYGIGGIGINAVQGAAYAGAKNLIAVDPLENKREKALELGATHAFATAEEAMEKVTELTRGQMADKLIITTGLVEEPQVTTGFHTVGKGGTVVLTGLNKLDLDNIKLPGSIMTLFRKTVKGSLFGDCNPTTDIPRIIGLYQSGDIKLDELITKTYKLEDVNEGYEDLEEGKNVRGVMIHQH
- a CDS encoding MoxR family ATPase; the encoded protein is MTTIPTNVSYEGLGEEVVGREREVELLLAALQSGAHVVLEGPPGTGKSTLLRAVANRQHVPFIFVEGNAELTPGRLVGHFDPAQVLAQGYTPEIFVDGPLIEAMRSGGLLYIEELNRVPEETLNVLLTSMSEGEVHVPRLGAVRAAEGFCFVAAMNPYDSVGTARISGAIYDRTCRIAMGYQTPEAEGRISELRAPDVPREWRLKVIELIRSSREHADIRVGSSVRGVIDMIKVADALARTRGVDVSDWHLGLDAATVALSGRIRLHESTTRTPEEVVRELYEAVFGREPREDDDSSGEA
- a CDS encoding VWA domain-containing protein, which translates into the protein MFEEVSPEVGELDEAAVDEAMSENPDDMMALLGELVQATDEELRRKAKELAARLVLDRARFGRPGGRGTARMRRVPADRGGDIDIDASMDAIVEARSGGRNPSLEEIWARDWARTDLAICVVLDTSGSMSGDRLTASAITAAACAWRAPGELAVLQFAKEVKVLRHIEGGKPSGPLVGEVLGLRGHGVTGLAGALRAAADELGRARAARRIVVLLSDCRATDDDDPLPAAAQIDELLILTPDDDTAAAEELALAAGARWRHLPGPTAAPALINDLLG